The DNA window GAGCCTGACGCGCTGCCTCGAGGGGTCCCTCCTCATCTTCGTGGGTTGGTTCGGCCTCATGGGCGTTTCCTGCCTCGCCTTTGGCGTGAGCGGCGTGGATGCCTTTGGCCAGGCCGTTCTCGGCATGCTCGCCGCCTCAAGCGTCTCCGCGCTCGCGGCGATGGTGGCGACCAAGGTGTGCTATGGGGGAGTCGACGTTCCGATGGCGCTTAACGGCCTCGTTGGTGGCCTTGTGGCCGTGTCCTCCGGAGCGGATGTCATGAGCCCACTCTTCTGCGCGCTCGCCGGTGTCGCTGCTGGGCTTGTGGTCGTGTTTGGCACGGAGCGAGTGGAGCGCTGCTCCAAGGTTGATGATCCGGTCGGTTCGATCGTCACCCATGGCGCCTGTGGTGTCCTCGGCCTCGTTCTTGCCGGCGTCTTTGGCGAGTCTGGCCTCATTTTCGGCGGATTTGGGACGTTCGTGGCAGAGCTCGTGGGCCTCGTTGCGATCGCGGCCTGGGCCGCCGTTTTCTCCTGGATCGTGTTCTCGATCGTCAAGAAGAACGCCGACCTGCGCGTGCTCGACTCCGAGGAGACGGCCGGCCTCGGCCTTTCCGGCCCGAGCCTCAACAACGCCTTCATGGAGTATCTGCCCGAGCTCAGCCCCGTGGCGCTCCAGGATGCGTCTGCTCGCACGCCGGACCTTCCCATCGACGTCGCCGTGCCCCTCGCCCTCATGGGCGGAGCCGAGTCCTGCACGCTCAAGAAGGTCGAGGTCATCTGCCGTCCCATGCGTCTTGACGGGCTTCGCGAGGAGCTCAACCGCATTGGCGTCACCGGCATGACGGTGAGCGACGTCAGGGGTTGCGGCGAGCAGAAGGGTGCCCGCGAGACGTATCGTGGCATCCCGGTGAGCGTCGAGTTCGTTCCCAAGGTCCAGGTGGACATCGTCGTCTCGAAGGTGCCCGTCGAGGACGTCGTCTTCGCCGCGCGCCGTGCCCTCTACACGGGTCACATCGGAGACGGAAAGGTGTTCGTGTATGGCGTCGCCGAGGCAGTGAAGGTTCGCACCGGCGAACATGGCTTTGACGCCGTCCAGAGCATCGACGTGCTGTAGCGATTCTTAAGCCGCACGGACGCGGAGCACGCGGAATGCCCGCCTCGCGCGGCGCGTCCAACCAAGCGAAAGGACTTCTCGCATGAAGTACGACTTCACCAGCCACATGGAGCGCCACGGCAAGGACGCCATCGCCGTGGACGGCCTGGGCACGGGCTTTGCGCCCGACGCCCCCGCCGAGGGGTTCGACGGCATCCCCATGTGGGTCGCCGACATGAACTTCCCCACGTGCCCCACGATTACCGACGCCATCATCGAGCGCGCCAAGCACCCCGCGTTTGGCTACTTTGCCCCCAGCGACGCGTACTTTGGCTCCATCATCGACTGGCACGAGAAGAGAAACGGCGTCACGGGACTCACCCGCGAGTGCATCGGCTACGAGAACGGCGTGCTGGGAGGCGTGGTCTCCACGCTCGCGAGCTTCATGGAGCCGGGTGACAAGGTGCTGCTGCACAGCCCCACCTACATCGGCTTCACGATGAGCCTCAAGAACAACGGGTTCGACATCGTGCACTCGCCCCTCAAGATCGATGAGGACGGCGTGTGGCGCATGGACTTCGAGGACATGGAGAAGAAGCTCGCCGAGAACAACATCCACGCCGTCGTCTTCTGCTCCCCTCACAACCCCTGCGGTCGCGTCTGGGAGCGCTGGGAGATCGAGCGCGCGATGGAGCTCTTCAAGAAATATGACTGCGTCGTCGTCTCCGACGAGATTTGGAGCGACCTCATCCTGCCGGGTCACAAGCACGTGCCCACGCAGAGCGTCTCCGATGACGCCCGCCAGCGCACCGTGGCCGTCTATGCGCCCAGCAAGACGTTCAACCTTGCCGGCTTGGTGGGGTCCTACCACATCATCTACAACAAGTACCTGCGCGATCGCGTCTGCGCCCGCAGCTCCAAGTGCCACTACAACGAGATGAACGTGCTGTCCATGCACGCGCTCGTAGGCGCCTACAAGCCTGAGGGCCACGAGTGGGTCGACGAGCTGTGCGAGGTCCTGGGCGCAAACGTCGACTGGGCGTGCGGCTACATCGACGAGCACTTCGACGGCGTGACGGTCCAGAAGCCCCAGGGTACCTACATGCTGTTCGTGGACTGCACCGACTGGTGCGCCAAGCACGGCCACGACATCGAGTGGGTCGAGAAGGCCTGCTGGCGCGTGGGCGTCGACGTCCAGGACGGCCGCATGTTCCACGGTCCCTGCCACCTGCGCATGAACCTGGCCCTGCCGCTCGACCGCGTCAAGGAGGCCTTCTCGCGCCTGGACCGCTACGTCTTCAACGCCGCGTGAACAGGGGACGTAGCACCGTTCATGCGCCACTGACAACCCCTGCGCGCCACCTGCTGACAGAAGTGACGCGCGCACCCAGCGCCGGCCCTGCCCCTGGCCAGCGAGACGCCCCGCCGCGACCCTTCGGCCGCGACGGGGCGTCGTTCGTGAGACGGTGACAGTTTGACCCCGCCCCCCAAGTGTCACCGCGGGCTAGACCTGCTCGGCGAAGGGCTGGCGGTCGCGGGTGGGCGTGCGGCTCGGCGTCACGGGCACGTAGGGGCGTACCTTGCTCGTGAGCGTGGCCTGCGCCGCGGCGAGCCTGGCCACGGGCACGCGGTAGGGCGAGCAGCTCACGTAGTCGAGCCCCAGGTCATAGAACGTGCGGATGGAGTCGGGGTCGCCGCCGTGCTCGCCACACACGCCCAGCGAGATGCCGGGCCTCGCGGCACGCCCGAGCTCGCAGCCCATGCCCACGAGCTTGGCAACGCCCTCGTCGACCGTCTCGAAGGGGTTCCTCGGGATGATGTTGCGCTCGAGGTAGGCGGGCAGCACCTTGCCCTCGACGTCGTCGCGCGAGAAGCCCAGCGCCGTCTGCGTGAGGTCGTTCGTGCCAAAGCTGAAGAAGTCCGCGTGGCGGGCGATGCGGTCGGCCATGACGGCGGCGCGCGGCAGCTCGATCATGGTACCCACGGGAATCTCGCCCAGGCGCACGCCCGTCTCGACCTCGACGTCGATGATGGCGCGCTCCACGATAGCGCGCATCTCGCGAATCTCTGCGTTGAGGCACACGAGAGGCACCATGATGTGCGGACGGGGGTTCTTGCCCTCGCGCTTGAGGCGCACCGTGGCGCGGGCGATGGCGCGCGTCTGCAGCACGGGCAGCTCGGGGAAGGCAAAGCCCAGGCGGCAGCCGCGAAGGCCCAGCATCGGGTTTGCCTCGGACAGCGCGTCGATGCGCGCGAGAAGGGCCCGGGTGCGTGCGATCTCATCGGCACTTGCTCCCTCGCACTCCATCTTGGCGAGGCGAACGGCCAGGTCGCGGGGGTTGTCGAGGAACTCGTGCAGCGGCGGGTCAAGCAGGCGGATCGTCACGGGCAGGCCGTCCATGGCGTCGAGGATCTCGTAGAAGTCGCCCTCCTGCGCACGTGACAGCTCGTCTGCCGCCTCCGCGCGCTCCTCGTCGCTGTTCGACAGGATGAAGCGCTGGATGATGGCCTTGCGCTCGCCCAGGAACATGTGCTCGGTGCGCGTGAGGCCGATGCCCTCGGTGCCCAGCTCGAGCGACAGCCTGGCGTCTGCGGGGTTGTCGGCGTTGGCGCGCACGCCCAAGCGGCGCACGTCGTCTGCCCAGCCAAGGACGGTCGCGAGGTCGCCCGTGGTGCCCGGGCGCTCGAGCGCCACGGCGCCGAGCATGACCTCGCCCGTGCCGCCGTCGATGGAGACGACATCGCCCTCGTGCAGCACGAGGTCGGTGCCGGCCACGGCCACCTCCTTGCGGGCCGCATCGATGCGCAGGGCGTCCACGCCGCAGACGCAGGGCTTGCCCATGCCGCGCGCGATGACGGCGGCATGGCTCGTCTTGCCGCCGTGGCTCGTGAGGATGCCCTTGGCGGCCATCATGCCGGCGAGGTCGTCGGGCGTGGTCTCCCAGCGCACGAGCACGCAGTCGCGGCCGGCGTCCTTCTCGGCCACGGCGTCTGCGGCCGAGAAGACGATGCCGCCCACGGCAGCGCCGGGACTCGCGTTGAGGCCATGGGCGATGACGTTTCTCTCGGCACCCTTGGCGATCTGCGGGTGCATGAGCTGGTCGAGCTGGGCGGGGTTGATGCGCAGCAGCGCCTCCTCGCGGGTGATGAGGCCCTCGCGCTCCAGGTCGACGGCGATCTTGAGGGCTGCGGCGGCCGTGCGCTTGCCCACGCGCGTCTGCAGCATATAGAGCTTGCCCTGCTCGATGGTGAACTCGATGTCCATCATGTCGCGGTAGTGCTGCTCGAGGATGCCGAAGATGCGCTCGAGCTGCTCGCCGGCGGCCTCCAGGCCCGGCGTGTGGCGCAGGTCCTCGATGGGCTCGGTGTTGCGGATGCCGGCCACGACGTCCTCTCCCTGGGCGTTCACGAGGTAGTCGCCGTAGAACTCGCGCTCGCCGGTGGCGGGGTTGCGCGTGAAGGCCACGCCCGAGGCGCTCGTCTCGCCCTTGTTGCCAAAGGCCATGGCCTGGACGTTCACCGCGGTGCCCAGGTCGTCGGCGATGTTGTTCTGCCTACGGTAGAGGCGGGCGCGGTCGCAGTCCCAGGAGCCAAAGACGGCCGCCACGGCAAGCGTGAGCTGCACGCCGGGATCCTGCGGGAACTGCGCGACGCCGCCTGCGCCCACGAGCTCGGGGTGCTCCTCGGCGCTCACGTGCTCGGAGAAGATCTGCTTGAACGTGGCCGCGAGCCGCTGCAGGGCTGCTGCGTCAAGCTCGGTGTCGGCGTGTACGCCCTGCTCGGCCTTGGCCTGGTCGATGGCGTGCTCGAACAGGTCTGAGTCGATGCCCATGACCACGTTGGAGAACATCTGGATGAAGCGGCGGTAGCTGTCCCAGGCGAAGCGCTCGTTGCTCGTCTGCGCGGCAAGCCCCAGGACGCTTTCGTCATTGAGGCCCAGGTCAAGTACCGTGTCCATCATGCCGGGCATGGAGAAGGGGGCGCCGGAGCGCACGGAGACGAGCAGCGGGTCGGCTGCGTCTCCCAGGCGCTTGCCGCAGCGGCGCTCGAGGTCCGCGCGAGCCTCGGAGATGGCGTCGAGCACGCCCCCGGGCCAGGTGTTGTTGCCGCGGGCGTAGTCCATGCAGGTCTGGCAGGTGATCGTGAACCCCGGGGGCACCGGCAGGCCGATGCGCGCCATCTCGGCGAGGTTGGCCCCCTTGCCGCCCAGGGTGAAGTTGTCGTGCGCCGTGCCCTCCGTGACGTCGGCGCCGTTCTCGTCGAGCCCGAACCGATAGATCCGCTTCTCCATGGCCCCTCCCAGGTCTCGTGGATGGACGGCCAGCCAGCCGCCCATTGCCGTCGCCCGCCCGTCGCGTGCGACTGAAGGGAAGGGTAGCGCGCGGCGGCGCGAGAAATGACTACGAATCCATATACATATAGTTGGCACAAATGACTATTGGTAAGTGGTCATTTCAGTTCGGCTTGCGGTGTTGCGTCTGTGGGCATTTGCCGTTCACAGTCAAAAAACGACCGTTTGCTGGATATGGTCTCGCAAACGGTCGCTTTTGGTTCGTATGTGGCGGGCGGCCCATCGGGTTACCTTTGGGCGGCCCTCTGCGTGGCTCCGGGCGCGGCGTCCTAGGCCTTGTGCGCCTCCACGGCGGCGCGCACGTGGCCATGCGCCTCGTCGAGCGCGGTCTCGGCGGCGGTGGCGTCGCAGTCCAGCAGCAGCATCGCGATGGCGCCCTTCACGTGGTGGTGGCAGGCCTCGAGCGCCTCGGCGGCCTGCTCGCGCGTGCACTCCGTTGCCATCATGACGATGTTCTGGGCGCGGACGCGCAGCTTCTCGTTGCTCTGCTTCACGTCGACCATGAGGTTCTGGTAGACCTTGCCGGCGGCCACCATCGAGCCGGTGGAGATCATGTTCAGCACGAGCTTCTGCGCCGTGCCGGCCTTGAGGCGCGTGGATCCCGTGAGCACCTCGGGGCCCGTGACGGGCTCGATGGCGAGCTGGGCCTCGGCGCCCACGGCCGAGTTCTTGTTGCAGGCGATGGCCACGGTGCGGCAGCCTGCCTCGTTGGCGTAGCGAAGGCCGCCGATGACGTAGGGGGTGCGGCCGCTCGCGGCGATGCCGATGACGATGTCGCGGCTCTCGAGCTCAAGCGCGGCGAGGTCTGCGGCGCCCGCCTCGGCGTTGTCCTCGGCACCCTCGGCTGCCTTCACGAACGCGCCCTCGCCGCCGGCGATGAGGCCCACGACCGTGTCGTAGGAGACGCCGAACGTGGGCGGGCACTCCACGGCGTCGAGCACGCCGAGGCGCCCCGAGGTACCGGCTCCCATGTAGATAATGCGGCCGCCGGCGTTGAGCGCCTCGCCGGCCCACTCGATGGCGCTGGCCACCTGGGGCAGCACCTCGTCGATGGCCTTGATGACGTTGGTGTTCTCCTCGTTCATGACGCGCGCGATCTCGATGGGGGAGAAGGAGTCGAGCTCCATCGTCTTGGGGTTGCGCTGCTCGGTCGTGAGCTTGGTGAGGTCAAGCATGGTGCCTCCGTTCGCCGGCGATTCTCGCACGGTATCTGATGGGTGAGCCATGCACATACTATATTGAGTTATAACGCGAGCCCCGAGCTATTCTGCGAGCGTGACCGGGATGTCCCCGACGCGCCGCTCGATGCCGACCATCTGGAGGAAGCCATGCTCATCAGCGAGGTCATTGCCAACGTCAAGGCGTACTGCGGCCAGACCTGGGACGGTCCGATCTACGACGACACCACGCGCGACCAGGTGCTCTACGGTCCCGTTGACGTGGCATGCACGGGCATCGTGACCACGTGCTTTGCCTCGGCAGACGTCATACGGCAGGCGCACGCGCGCGGGGCGAACCTCATCATCTGCCACGAGGCGCTGTTCTGGAACCACGGCGACCACACGTGCTGGCTCGCGAACAACAAGACGTTTGCGGCCAAGCGGGCCCTGCTCGACGAGTGCGGCATCACGGTGTGGCGCCTGCACGACCACATCCACTCCGGTGCGCCCGAGAACGGCCGCCTCGTGGACAGCATCTTCATGGGCCTTGCCGACAAGCTCGGCTGGCGCGACTACGTCACCGGCAACCCCGACCGCCCCATGAACTTCACGATCCCCGAGACCACCGCCGGCGAGCTCGCGCGCTTCCTTGTGGCGCGCCTGGGGCTCAACGGCACGCGCATCGTGGGCGATGCGGACGCGCGCGTGCGCACGGTGAAGGTGCCGATGCACCTCATCGGGCAGTTCGACAACGAGACGACGGCGGCCATGGACGCGGGCGTGGACTGCCTCGTGACCATGGAAGCCACCGACTTCACGACCTCTGAGTACGTGCGCGACTCGGCGCAGCTGGGCCTGGGCAAGGCCATGATCTGCATCGGCCACTTCAACGTGGAGGAGCCGGGCATGGAGTACATGCTGCGCTGGCTGCCCGAGGCAAGCGGCGCCGACGTGCCGATGTCGTTCGTTGCCTCCGGCGACCCCTGGACCTACGTGACGGCCTAGCAGCGCAAGCTCCCCATGACAGAGGGACCCGTCCCCAATGGCATGCCAAAGGGGACGGGTTCTTTTGTCATGGTTCGTTGACATTGCAACTAATCGCGTTATTCTCTTGATTTGTCAATCATTGAGATGTCAACGAAATGCAAGAGGTGACAAGCGTGAACGAGAGGCTTGCGGTGGGCGAGGGGTACTCCCTCGTCGATACGCACATGGCGCTTCTGAGGGCGTTCCAGGCGCAGAAGGCGCTGCTCAGGCCCTATGGATCTAAGCTTGGCCTGGCGTCTGGCCAGCCCAGGATCATCTCGTACCTGGCGGCGCACGAGCACGCCACGCAGCGCGAGATGGCCGAGTTCTTTGGCATGGACCCGGCATCGGTCTCGCGGATGCTCGACGCGCTCGAGCGTGGCGGCTTCGTGACGTGCGAGGAGAACCCGAGTGACCGGCGCACGAAGCGCATGGTCCTCACCGAGGCGGGCCGCGCCGTGGTGAGGCCGTGGGACGAGCGCTGCGCCCACATCGACGAGGTGATGCTCGCGGGCTTCTCGGACAAGGAACGCGAGCAGTTCGCGAGCCTTCTCGAGCGCGCGAGGCAAAACCTTACGGCCTGCCGTGAGAGCGAGGCGAGCCGTCGTGCGTGACCTCAAGCTCATCGCCCGCTACCTGGGACCCTACAAGCGTGACTTCATTCTCGCGGCCGTCTGCATGGTGTTCGAGGGCACGCTCGAGCTGCTCATCCCGTTTCTCACCGCCGGCCTCATCGACCAGGGCATCGTTGCCGGCGACATGAACCACGTGTGGGTAACCGGCGCCGAGATGCTCGCGTGCGGCATCGTGGCCATGGGCTTTGGCATGGCCTTCTCGCGCTGCAGCGCACGGGCCGCCATGGGCCTGGGCGCCAACCTACGTGACGCCGAGTTCGAGGCCATCCAGCGCTACTCCTACGAGAACCTCGACCACTTTGACACCTCGTCGCTCGTGACGCGCATGACCACCGACGTCACCGTGATCCAGAACGCGTTCATGAACGGGTTCAGGCCCATGATGCGAGGCCCCGTCATGTTCACGGCCGGCCTTGTGCTCGCGAGCATGCTGTCCGTGCGCCTGGCCTGCGTCTTCTTCGTGATGCTGCCGCTGCTCGCCGTGGCGCTCGTGCTGATCGTGAGGCACGTGGCGCCGCTGTATCGCGTGCTGCAGGGCGTCATGGACGAGCTCAACGACGTGGTGCAGGAGAGCGTCACGGCCATTCGCGCCGTCAAGGCGTTCGTGCGCGGCGAGTGGGTCGAGGGGCGCTTCGGTGCGGTGAACGAGCGGCTCACGGACACCTCGACGCACACATTTGGCTCCGCGGCGCTCAACCTGCCGCTGTTCCAGGCCGTCATGTACACGAGCGACGTGCTCATCTTGGCGCTTGGCGGCTCCATGATCATGGCCGGTCAGCTCAAGGTGGGCGAGCTCACGGGCTTCATGAGCTACGTGCTGCAGATCACGAACTCGCTCATGATGATCTCCAACGTCTTTCTGCTCATGACGCGCGCCCTCACGAGCGTGCAGCGCGTGGGCGAGGTCCTCGCCGAGCGGCCTACCATCGCGAGCCCCGAGCACGCGATCGCCAAGGTGCCCGACGGCTCCATCGAGTTTGACCACGCGAGCTTCAAGTACCACGCGGATGCCGAGGCAGACGTCCTGCACGACATCACGCTCAAGTTCCCGGCCGGCTCCACCATTGGCGTGCTGGGTGGCACGGGCTCGGGCAAGAGCTCGCTCGTGCAGCTTCTGGGCAGGCTCTATGACGTTACGGGCGGTGCCGTGCTCGTGGGCGGCCATGACGTGCGCAGCTATGACGTGACGGCGCTTCGCCGCGCCGTGGGCATAGCCTTGCAGCGTCCCGTCCTGTTCAGCGGCACGGTGCGCGAGAACCTCCTGTGGGGCCGCCCGGATGCCACGGACGACGAGCTTCTCGAGGCATGCCGTGTGGCCGCGGCGGACGAGTTCCTCGGCCGCATCGGCGGACTCGACGGCGACCTTGGCCAGGGCGGCGACAACGTGAGCGGCGGCCAGCGTCAGCGCCTGTGCATCGCCCGCGCGCTCGTGAGGCGCCCGCGCGTCCTTGTGCTCGACGACTCCACGAGCGCCGTGGACATGGCGACCGACGCGCGCATCCGCGAGGGCCTGCGGCAGCTCACGGGCGTCACGAAGGTGATCGTGGCCCAGCGCGTGGCCTCGGTGGCAGACGC is part of the Parolsenella massiliensis genome and encodes:
- the murQ gene encoding N-acetylmuramic acid 6-phosphate etherase, with the translated sequence MLDLTKLTTEQRNPKTMELDSFSPIEIARVMNEENTNVIKAIDEVLPQVASAIEWAGEALNAGGRIIYMGAGTSGRLGVLDAVECPPTFGVSYDTVVGLIAGGEGAFVKAAEGAEDNAEAGAADLAALELESRDIVIGIAASGRTPYVIGGLRYANEAGCRTVAIACNKNSAVGAEAQLAIEPVTGPEVLTGSTRLKAGTAQKLVLNMISTGSMVAAGKVYQNLMVDVKQSNEKLRVRAQNIVMMATECTREQAAEALEACHHHVKGAIAMLLLDCDATAAETALDEAHGHVRAAVEAHKA
- a CDS encoding MalY/PatB family protein, whose protein sequence is MKYDFTSHMERHGKDAIAVDGLGTGFAPDAPAEGFDGIPMWVADMNFPTCPTITDAIIERAKHPAFGYFAPSDAYFGSIIDWHEKRNGVTGLTRECIGYENGVLGGVVSTLASFMEPGDKVLLHSPTYIGFTMSLKNNGFDIVHSPLKIDEDGVWRMDFEDMEKKLAENNIHAVVFCSPHNPCGRVWERWEIERAMELFKKYDCVVVSDEIWSDLILPGHKHVPTQSVSDDARQRTVAVYAPSKTFNLAGLVGSYHIIYNKYLRDRVCARSSKCHYNEMNVLSMHALVGAYKPEGHEWVDELCEVLGANVDWACGYIDEHFDGVTVQKPQGTYMLFVDCTDWCAKHGHDIEWVEKACWRVGVDVQDGRMFHGPCHLRMNLALPLDRVKEAFSRLDRYVFNAA
- a CDS encoding ABC transporter ATP-binding protein, with the translated sequence MRDLKLIARYLGPYKRDFILAAVCMVFEGTLELLIPFLTAGLIDQGIVAGDMNHVWVTGAEMLACGIVAMGFGMAFSRCSARAAMGLGANLRDAEFEAIQRYSYENLDHFDTSSLVTRMTTDVTVIQNAFMNGFRPMMRGPVMFTAGLVLASMLSVRLACVFFVMLPLLAVALVLIVRHVAPLYRVLQGVMDELNDVVQESVTAIRAVKAFVRGEWVEGRFGAVNERLTDTSTHTFGSAALNLPLFQAVMYTSDVLILALGGSMIMAGQLKVGELTGFMSYVLQITNSLMMISNVFLLMTRALTSVQRVGEVLAERPTIASPEHAIAKVPDGSIEFDHASFKYHADAEADVLHDITLKFPAGSTIGVLGGTGSGKSSLVQLLGRLYDVTGGAVLVGGHDVRSYDVTALRRAVGIALQRPVLFSGTVRENLLWGRPDATDDELLEACRVAAADEFLGRIGGLDGDLGQGGDNVSGGQRQRLCIARALVRRPRVLVLDDSTSAVDMATDARIREGLRQLTGVTKVIVAQRVASVADADQIVILDNGEVHAVGTPAELLAHDPIYQELYHTQVSEGDEE
- a CDS encoding ammonium transporter, which encodes MSSITAVTVWTVAGTSLVALMLLGYALFDVGSVQHKNTSGTIVRHVIVTFASVLGFLFIGFGLFFGGRGGFFGVLDFFTLGNYGPELPEGVPLALFVAAQAVVCAVCANIICGTLAERSNIAANVAAALVVSLLVYPFVNRWTWGQGWLAQMGFHDFAGSASLNVVAGVVALVAAALMGPRSGKYVEGEVRALPGQSLTRCLEGSLLIFVGWFGLMGVSCLAFGVSGVDAFGQAVLGMLAASSVSALAAMVATKVCYGGVDVPMALNGLVGGLVAVSSGADVMSPLFCALAGVAAGLVVVFGTERVERCSKVDDPVGSIVTHGACGVLGLVLAGVFGESGLIFGGFGTFVAELVGLVAIAAWAAVFSWIVFSIVKKNADLRVLDSEETAGLGLSGPSLNNAFMEYLPELSPVALQDASARTPDLPIDVAVPLALMGGAESCTLKKVEVICRPMRLDGLREELNRIGVTGMTVSDVRGCGEQKGARETYRGIPVSVEFVPKVQVDIVVSKVPVEDVVFAARRALYTGHIGDGKVFVYGVAEAVKVRTGEHGFDAVQSIDVL
- a CDS encoding Nif3-like dinuclear metal center hexameric protein, with translation MLISEVIANVKAYCGQTWDGPIYDDTTRDQVLYGPVDVACTGIVTTCFASADVIRQAHARGANLIICHEALFWNHGDHTCWLANNKTFAAKRALLDECGITVWRLHDHIHSGAPENGRLVDSIFMGLADKLGWRDYVTGNPDRPMNFTIPETTAGELARFLVARLGLNGTRIVGDADARVRTVKVPMHLIGQFDNETTAAMDAGVDCLVTMEATDFTTSEYVRDSAQLGLGKAMICIGHFNVEEPGMEYMLRWLPEASGADVPMSFVASGDPWTYVTA
- the ppdK gene encoding pyruvate, phosphate dikinase; amino-acid sequence: MEKRIYRFGLDENGADVTEGTAHDNFTLGGKGANLAEMARIGLPVPPGFTITCQTCMDYARGNNTWPGGVLDAISEARADLERRCGKRLGDAADPLLVSVRSGAPFSMPGMMDTVLDLGLNDESVLGLAAQTSNERFAWDSYRRFIQMFSNVVMGIDSDLFEHAIDQAKAEQGVHADTELDAAALQRLAATFKQIFSEHVSAEEHPELVGAGGVAQFPQDPGVQLTLAVAAVFGSWDCDRARLYRRQNNIADDLGTAVNVQAMAFGNKGETSASGVAFTRNPATGEREFYGDYLVNAQGEDVVAGIRNTEPIEDLRHTPGLEAAGEQLERIFGILEQHYRDMMDIEFTIEQGKLYMLQTRVGKRTAAAALKIAVDLEREGLITREEALLRINPAQLDQLMHPQIAKGAERNVIAHGLNASPGAAVGGIVFSAADAVAEKDAGRDCVLVRWETTPDDLAGMMAAKGILTSHGGKTSHAAVIARGMGKPCVCGVDALRIDAARKEVAVAGTDLVLHEGDVVSIDGGTGEVMLGAVALERPGTTGDLATVLGWADDVRRLGVRANADNPADARLSLELGTEGIGLTRTEHMFLGERKAIIQRFILSNSDEERAEAADELSRAQEGDFYEILDAMDGLPVTIRLLDPPLHEFLDNPRDLAVRLAKMECEGASADEIARTRALLARIDALSEANPMLGLRGCRLGFAFPELPVLQTRAIARATVRLKREGKNPRPHIMVPLVCLNAEIREMRAIVERAIIDVEVETGVRLGEIPVGTMIELPRAAVMADRIARHADFFSFGTNDLTQTALGFSRDDVEGKVLPAYLERNIIPRNPFETVDEGVAKLVGMGCELGRAARPGISLGVCGEHGGDPDSIRTFYDLGLDYVSCSPYRVPVARLAAAQATLTSKVRPYVPVTPSRTPTRDRQPFAEQV
- a CDS encoding MarR family winged helix-turn-helix transcriptional regulator produces the protein MNERLAVGEGYSLVDTHMALLRAFQAQKALLRPYGSKLGLASGQPRIISYLAAHEHATQREMAEFFGMDPASVSRMLDALERGGFVTCEENPSDRRTKRMVLTEAGRAVVRPWDERCAHIDEVMLAGFSDKEREQFASLLERARQNLTACRESEASRRA